One genomic window of Micromonospora sp. WMMD1128 includes the following:
- a CDS encoding transporter, with translation MIWLTWRQHRKQALFTVLAFAVLAAVLVPIGLSMRNTFADLGLADCVGQLARADVAASTREACDAGFHRFSNQYGSLNLLAVLLITLPVLVGLFWGAPLVAREVEQGTHRFVWTQGVGRTRWALTKFGLVGAAVLLLAIGYGLGISWWVAPLTQAAYEGRLGMVVFDLQGIVPIGYTLFAVALGVFAGTVWKRMLPAMGITLAGFIGVRAAVALLARPHYQTARTQTFPIEREGPPEISRGDWILAQGVRNPDGTMIAEDTRIQCPPGGKGPDGRVCGAELGLQPGAYNWQLYQPADRFWLFQGIETGIFVALALLLLYLAVRRVRRIA, from the coding sequence ATGATCTGGTTGACCTGGCGGCAACACCGCAAGCAGGCCCTTTTCACAGTGCTGGCGTTCGCCGTGCTCGCGGCCGTGCTGGTGCCGATCGGCCTGTCGATGCGGAACACCTTCGCCGACCTCGGGCTGGCGGACTGCGTTGGCCAGCTTGCCCGTGCCGACGTGGCCGCGTCGACCCGCGAGGCATGTGACGCGGGCTTCCACCGCTTCAGCAACCAGTACGGCAGCCTCAATCTGCTGGCCGTCCTGCTGATCACCCTGCCGGTGCTGGTCGGCCTGTTCTGGGGCGCGCCACTGGTCGCCCGTGAGGTGGAGCAGGGCACGCACCGGTTCGTCTGGACCCAGGGCGTCGGCCGCACCCGCTGGGCGCTGACGAAGTTCGGGCTGGTCGGAGCCGCTGTGCTGCTCCTGGCGATCGGCTACGGGCTGGGCATATCGTGGTGGGTCGCGCCGCTGACCCAGGCCGCTTACGAAGGTCGCCTCGGCATGGTCGTCTTCGATCTGCAGGGCATCGTCCCGATCGGCTACACGCTTTTCGCCGTGGCGTTGGGTGTCTTCGCCGGCACCGTCTGGAAGCGGATGCTGCCCGCCATGGGCATCACCCTCGCCGGGTTCATCGGCGTACGAGCGGCGGTGGCGCTCCTGGCCCGGCCGCACTACCAGACCGCCCGTACCCAGACCTTCCCGATCGAGAGGGAGGGACCCCCGGAGATCAGCCGGGGGGACTGGATCCTCGCCCAGGGCGTCCGTAACCCGGACGGGACGATGATCGCGGAGGATACCCGCATCCAGTGCCCGCCGGGCGGCAAGGGCCCGGACGGTCGGGTCTGCGGCGCCGAACTGGGCCTCCAACCGGGCGCGTACAACTGGCAGCTGTACCAGCCGGCGGACCGGTTCTGGCTGTTCCAGGGCATCGAGACGGGTATTTTCGTCGCCCTCGCCCTGCTGCTGCTCTACCTGGCCGTGCGCCGGGTCCGCCGGATCGCGTAG
- a CDS encoding ABC transporter ATP-binding protein, with product MDHVLEADRLGKRYGRAWALRDCSLRLPAGRIAALVGPNGAGKSTLLHLAVGLLKPDAGTVRVFGRSPYGDTDGLADIGFVAQDTPLYRDFTASELVVAGGKLNKRWDAHLARTRLAQLGIPPDRPVGKLSGGQRAQVALALALAKQPRLLLLDEPVASLDPLARREFLQSLMGSVADSGTTVLLSSHLLADLERVCDYLIVLNAAKVQLTGAVDDLVTGHRQLVGPRHDGGPIGGVAAVVRASHTDRQSTLLVRTDGPVNDPAWTIREVSLEDVVLAYLAEGTAQTSHSEWGVAA from the coding sequence ATGGACCATGTCTTGGAGGCGGACCGGCTGGGCAAGCGGTACGGCCGGGCCTGGGCGTTGCGGGACTGCTCGCTGCGCCTGCCGGCCGGCCGGATCGCCGCGTTGGTCGGGCCCAACGGCGCGGGCAAGAGCACACTGTTACACCTGGCCGTCGGGCTACTCAAGCCCGACGCGGGCACGGTACGGGTGTTCGGTCGATCGCCGTACGGCGACACGGACGGCCTCGCCGACATCGGCTTCGTCGCCCAGGACACCCCGCTCTACCGGGACTTCACGGCGTCCGAGCTGGTCGTCGCCGGCGGCAAGCTGAACAAGCGGTGGGACGCGCACCTGGCCCGCACCCGGTTGGCGCAGCTCGGCATTCCACCGGACCGACCCGTGGGCAAGCTCTCCGGTGGGCAACGGGCCCAGGTGGCGCTGGCCCTGGCGCTGGCCAAGCAGCCCCGGCTGCTGCTGCTCGACGAGCCGGTCGCCAGCCTCGACCCGCTGGCCCGGCGTGAGTTCCTCCAGTCCCTGATGGGCAGCGTCGCGGATTCCGGGACCACCGTCCTGCTCTCCTCGCACCTGCTGGCCGACCTGGAGCGCGTCTGCGACTACCTGATCGTGTTGAACGCCGCCAAGGTACAGCTCACCGGCGCGGTCGACGACCTGGTCACCGGGCACCGCCAACTGGTCGGCCCACGGCACGACGGCGGCCCGATCGGGGGCGTCGCCGCCGTCGTCCGGGCCAGCCACACCGACCGGCAGTCGACACTGCTGGTCCGCACCGACGGGCCGGTCAACGATCCGGCCTGGACGATCCGCGAGGTGAGCCTGGAGGACGTCGTCCTGGCCTACCTGGCCGAGGGCACCGCGCAGACCAGTCACAGCGAGTGGGGGGTGGCAGCATGA
- a CDS encoding GntR family transcriptional regulator, with translation MIEFVLDSRSKVNTYMQLVQQVKQALRVGLLTPGDQLPKVRDVAQSLAINPNTVLKAYRELEIEGLVGGRPGVGTFVQRTLAGASLPNQAELRDDLVAWLHRAQAAGLTAEDVIALVETTLRAALPEDTPQKEPA, from the coding sequence GTGATCGAATTCGTACTGGACAGCCGGTCGAAGGTGAATACCTACATGCAGCTCGTGCAGCAGGTGAAACAGGCTCTGCGGGTCGGGCTGCTGACGCCGGGCGACCAGTTGCCGAAAGTCCGGGACGTCGCGCAATCCCTGGCGATCAACCCGAACACGGTGCTGAAGGCGTACCGGGAACTGGAGATCGAGGGTCTGGTCGGCGGCCGCCCCGGAGTGGGCACGTTCGTCCAGCGCACCCTGGCCGGCGCGTCGCTGCCCAACCAGGCCGAGCTACGCGACGACCTGGTTGCCTGGCTGCACCGGGCGCAGGCTGCCGGCCTCACCGCCGAAGACGTCATCGCCCTGGTGGAGACCACGCTGCGCGCCGCCCTCCCCGAAGACACCCCGCAGAAGGAACCCGCGTGA
- a CDS encoding arabinofuranosidase catalytic domain-containing protein, whose protein sequence is MSVKRRLSRVMAAAGVTLVLAVGAGAYVVSDAPGVAHAAGTGPCDIYATGGTPCVAAHSTTRALYGAYNGPLYQVRRSSDNTTRDIGVLSAGGYANAATQDTFCANTTCAITIIYDQSGRNNRLTQAPPGYWPGPGPGGWDNLADAKAAPITVGGQKAYGVYITPGTGYRNNNTNGVATGDQPEGIYAVVDGTHYNQWCCFDYGNAQTDGQADAPAIMETVYFGANKQWGYGTGAGPWIMADLEWGLFSGVNAGYNDIAPINHRFVTAMVKGESNHWAIRGGNGQSGALTTYFDGRRPNGYHPMKKEGAILLGIGGDNSTSGRGTFYEGVLTSGYPTAATENAVQANINAAGYATAAGGNPQQNVQLVGGQSGRCIDVPNATTTNGTQVQLWDCLGNTAQRWTYTANKQLQVLGNKCLDASGAGTTNGTQAIIWDCNGQTNQQWNLNANGTITGVQSGLCLDASAYGTANGTKIHLWACHGGTNQQWSTRT, encoded by the coding sequence ATGAGTGTGAAGAGAAGGCTGAGTCGCGTCATGGCAGCGGCGGGCGTCACGTTGGTCCTCGCTGTCGGTGCTGGGGCCTATGTGGTCTCGGACGCACCGGGCGTCGCCCACGCCGCCGGCACCGGCCCGTGTGACATCTACGCCACCGGCGGCACACCATGCGTCGCCGCGCACAGCACCACCCGCGCCCTCTACGGCGCGTACAACGGACCGCTCTACCAGGTCCGACGCTCCTCGGACAACACCACCCGCGACATCGGCGTGCTCAGCGCCGGCGGCTACGCGAACGCCGCCACCCAGGACACGTTCTGCGCCAACACCACCTGTGCCATCACGATCATCTACGACCAGTCCGGCCGCAACAACCGCCTCACCCAGGCCCCGCCCGGCTACTGGCCCGGTCCCGGACCCGGCGGATGGGACAATCTCGCCGACGCGAAGGCAGCCCCGATCACCGTTGGCGGACAGAAGGCGTACGGCGTCTACATCACCCCCGGCACCGGCTACCGCAACAACAACACCAACGGCGTCGCCACCGGCGACCAGCCCGAAGGCATCTACGCGGTCGTCGACGGCACGCACTACAACCAGTGGTGCTGCTTCGACTACGGCAACGCACAGACCGACGGCCAAGCTGACGCGCCCGCCATCATGGAGACCGTCTACTTCGGTGCCAACAAGCAGTGGGGCTATGGCACCGGGGCTGGCCCGTGGATCATGGCCGACCTGGAGTGGGGGCTGTTCTCCGGAGTCAACGCCGGCTACAACGACATCGCGCCGATCAACCACCGCTTCGTCACCGCCATGGTCAAGGGCGAGTCGAACCACTGGGCCATCCGAGGCGGGAACGGCCAGTCAGGGGCTCTGACGACCTACTTCGACGGGCGACGTCCGAACGGGTACCACCCGATGAAGAAGGAGGGTGCGATCCTGCTCGGCATCGGCGGCGACAACAGCACCTCCGGCCGGGGGACCTTCTACGAAGGTGTGCTGACCTCCGGCTACCCGACCGCGGCCACCGAGAACGCCGTCCAGGCCAACATCAACGCCGCCGGCTACGCCACCGCCGCAGGAGGCAACCCGCAACAGAACGTCCAGCTCGTCGGCGGGCAGTCCGGCCGCTGCATCGACGTACCCAACGCCACCACCACCAACGGCACCCAGGTCCAACTCTGGGACTGCCTCGGCAACACCGCCCAACGCTGGACCTACACCGCCAACAAACAACTCCAGGTACTCGGCAACAAATGCCTCGACGCCAGCGGCGCAGGCACGACCAACGGCACCCAAGCCATCATCTGGGACTGCAACGGCCAAACCAACCAACAATGGAACCTCAACGCCAACGGCACCATCACCGGCGTCCAATCCGGACTCTGCCTCGACGCCAGCGCCTACGGCACCGCCAACGGCACCAAGATCCACCTCTGGGCCTGCCACGGCGGCACCAACCAACAGTGGTCCACCCGCACCTGA
- a CDS encoding IclR family transcriptional regulator: protein MSTDPSLTVLKAFRVLDLFRTHRQVGVSQCAELLGLTRANAHRLLVSLTAAGAVERTDSGQYRLSIWMFEVGAQVPLLRALTEQAQVPMERLVAETGFQAHLAVRDGTELIYLLKISHVDGRVRTRPGTRNPLYATSLGKILLAGAPESLIEEVIAQGLKPLTRYTRTSPALLRAELADVRRTGFAYDREERQIGVSCIATGLHDHTGRVIAAISIPSNSEHRDLDQGRLQAPLRKAAQTIEARLDRRAANLP from the coding sequence ATGAGCACCGATCCGTCACTGACCGTGCTGAAGGCGTTCCGTGTCCTCGACCTGTTCCGGACCCACCGTCAGGTCGGAGTCAGCCAGTGCGCGGAGCTGCTCGGCCTGACCAGGGCGAACGCGCACCGACTCCTGGTCAGCCTCACCGCCGCCGGGGCGGTCGAACGGACCGACAGCGGGCAGTACCGGCTCTCGATCTGGATGTTCGAGGTGGGCGCCCAGGTTCCACTACTGCGCGCGCTCACCGAGCAGGCACAGGTGCCGATGGAACGGCTCGTAGCGGAGACCGGCTTCCAAGCCCATCTCGCAGTACGTGACGGCACCGAGCTGATCTACCTGTTGAAGATCAGCCACGTTGACGGGCGGGTCCGGACCCGCCCCGGCACCCGCAACCCGCTCTACGCCACCAGCCTCGGCAAGATCCTCCTGGCCGGTGCGCCCGAGTCGTTGATCGAAGAGGTCATCGCGCAGGGGCTGAAGCCGCTGACCAGGTACACCCGCACCTCACCGGCGCTGCTGCGCGCCGAGCTTGCCGACGTGCGCCGCACCGGCTTCGCGTACGACCGGGAGGAACGGCAGATCGGGGTCTCCTGCATCGCCACCGGCCTGCACGACCACACCGGACGGGTGATCGCGGCGATCTCCATCCCGTCCAACTCGGAACACCGCGACCTCGACCAGGGGCGGTTACAGGCGCCGCTGCGCAAGGCGGCGCAGACCATCGAGGCCCGACTCGACCGCCGCGCCGCCAACCTCCCCTGA
- a CDS encoding RraA family protein yields the protein MRDRLGRIDTATLSDAMGRHGAMSHRMRPLDLDSKLVGTAVTAHCPEGDNLMVHKALQLGEPGDVLVVDTGGTYDATVLGRNMSLFAHRVGFVGAVIDGSVRDRSGIMAIPFPVFCVGIVPRSAVKHSVGSVNVPVTCGGVVVSPGDVIVGDEDGVVVVPRGVAEQVAEAAEARLRMEEQQKQDVQDEDLPLEILYGRTWVDERMRPAMAEPFQIPGNLDDGNRAATDDGNEAVTGNGGLAS from the coding sequence GTGCGCGACCGACTCGGGCGGATCGACACGGCCACGCTCTCCGACGCGATGGGTCGTCACGGAGCGATGTCACACCGGATGCGACCGCTCGACCTCGACAGCAAGCTCGTCGGCACCGCCGTCACGGCGCACTGCCCGGAGGGCGACAACCTGATGGTGCACAAGGCGCTGCAGCTCGGCGAGCCCGGTGACGTGCTGGTGGTGGACACCGGCGGGACCTACGACGCCACCGTGCTGGGCCGGAACATGTCGCTCTTCGCGCACCGGGTCGGGTTCGTCGGCGCGGTGATCGACGGCAGCGTCCGGGACCGGTCCGGGATCATGGCGATCCCGTTCCCGGTGTTCTGCGTCGGCATCGTGCCCCGGTCGGCGGTGAAGCACTCGGTCGGCTCGGTCAACGTGCCGGTGACCTGCGGCGGTGTCGTGGTCAGCCCGGGCGACGTGATCGTCGGCGACGAGGACGGCGTGGTGGTGGTCCCGCGCGGCGTCGCCGAGCAGGTGGCGGAGGCGGCCGAGGCCCGCCTGCGGATGGAGGAGCAGCAGAAGCAGGACGTCCAGGACGAGGATCTGCCACTGGAGATCCTTTATGGCCGGACCTGGGTCGACGAGCGGATGCGCCCGGCCATGGCGGAGCCCTTCCAGATCCCCGGCAACCTCGACGACGGGAACCGGGCCGCGACCGACGACGGGAACGAGGCCGTGACCGGTAACGGGGGCCTGGCCTCATGA
- a CDS encoding acetaldehyde dehydrogenase (acetylating), whose amino-acid sequence MSLAVAIVGSGNIGTDLMVKIQRSAGLELVAMVGVDPASEGLARARRAGVPASAEGVDWLLRHHPLPDLVFEATSAAAHLVHHARYAEAGIPAVDLTPAAVGPFVVPSVNLDQHLNAPNVNMITCGGQATIPIVAAVSAVTPVSYAEIVASIASRSAGPGTRANIDEFTATTARGVETIGGAAAGKAIIVLNPVIPPMIMRDTVFCAIDPDADRDRVTGSIRSMVDRVAGYVPGYRLVAEPQFDDPRPDWQGQARVTVLLEVEGRGDHLPPYAGNLDIMTAAATRVGERIAAARAEVAS is encoded by the coding sequence ATGAGCCTCGCCGTCGCCATCGTCGGGTCGGGGAACATCGGCACCGACCTCATGGTCAAGATCCAGCGGTCCGCCGGGCTGGAGCTGGTCGCCATGGTCGGCGTGGACCCGGCCTCCGAGGGGCTCGCCCGGGCCCGCCGGGCGGGCGTGCCGGCCTCCGCCGAGGGGGTGGACTGGCTGCTGCGCCATCATCCGCTGCCGGACCTGGTCTTCGAGGCGACGTCGGCGGCGGCGCACCTGGTCCACCACGCCCGGTACGCCGAGGCGGGCATCCCGGCGGTGGACCTCACCCCGGCGGCGGTGGGCCCGTTCGTCGTCCCCTCGGTCAACCTCGACCAGCATCTGAATGCCCCGAACGTCAACATGATCACCTGCGGCGGGCAGGCCACCATTCCGATCGTCGCCGCCGTCTCGGCAGTCACCCCGGTCAGTTACGCGGAGATCGTCGCGTCCATCGCGTCCCGCTCGGCCGGACCCGGCACCCGGGCCAACATCGACGAGTTCACGGCCACCACCGCCCGGGGCGTCGAGACCATCGGTGGTGCCGCCGCCGGTAAGGCGATCATCGTCCTCAACCCGGTGATCCCACCGATGATCATGCGGGACACGGTGTTCTGCGCGATCGACCCGGACGCCGACCGGGACCGGGTGACCGGGTCGATCCGGTCGATGGTGGACCGGGTCGCCGGCTACGTGCCGGGCTACCGCCTGGTCGCCGAGCCGCAGTTCGACGACCCGCGCCCCGACTGGCAGGGGCAGGCACGGGTGACCGTCCTGCTGGAGGTCGAGGGACGCGGCGACCACCTGCCGCCGTACGCGGGAAACCTCGACATCATGACCGCCGCCGCCACCCGGGTCGGTGAGCGGATCGCCGCCGCGCGGGCGGAGGTGGCGTCGTGA
- the dmpG gene encoding 4-hydroxy-2-oxovalerate aldolase, which translates to MRHQFRPAHVRATVRALRAAHVPVIEVTHGDGLAGSSFNYGFSATPELDLIDVAVAEAGPATIAALLLPGVGTADELRAAVDHGVDLVRVATHCTEADIAAQHLGLARSLGAETVGFLMMSHMIGPEQLARQARIMADAGAQCVYVVDSAGALLPDDAAARVAALHAELGDHAQVGFHGHNNLAMGVANSVAAVRAGARQIDGATRALGAGAGNSPTEVLTAVFDRLDIVTGVDLGAILDAAEDVVLRYVDREPVMDRASIVMGYAGVYSSFLLHAERAARRYGVPSHEILREAGRRRYVGGQEDLLIDVAVALAAARSPSPTATTDREVHADATPSS; encoded by the coding sequence ATGCGCCACCAGTTCCGGCCCGCACACGTCCGGGCCACGGTCCGGGCGCTGCGCGCGGCGCACGTGCCGGTCATCGAGGTCACCCACGGCGACGGTCTGGCCGGTTCCTCGTTCAACTACGGCTTCTCCGCCACCCCGGAACTCGACCTGATCGACGTCGCCGTCGCCGAGGCCGGCCCGGCCACGATCGCCGCGCTGCTGCTGCCCGGGGTGGGCACCGCCGACGAACTGCGCGCCGCCGTTGACCACGGGGTCGACCTGGTCCGGGTGGCCACCCACTGCACCGAGGCGGACATCGCCGCCCAGCATCTCGGGCTGGCCCGCTCGCTGGGGGCCGAGACGGTCGGCTTCCTGATGATGTCGCACATGATCGGGCCGGAGCAGCTCGCCCGGCAGGCCCGGATCATGGCGGACGCCGGCGCGCAGTGCGTCTACGTCGTCGACTCCGCCGGCGCGCTGCTCCCCGACGACGCCGCTGCCCGGGTCGCCGCCCTGCACGCCGAGCTGGGCGACCACGCCCAGGTCGGCTTCCACGGGCACAACAACCTGGCCATGGGGGTGGCCAACTCGGTGGCCGCCGTCCGGGCCGGCGCCCGGCAGATCGACGGCGCGACCCGGGCTCTCGGCGCGGGCGCCGGCAACTCACCGACCGAGGTGCTCACCGCCGTCTTCGACCGGCTGGACATCGTCACCGGGGTCGACCTGGGCGCGATCCTGGACGCCGCCGAGGACGTGGTCCTGCGGTACGTCGACCGGGAGCCGGTGATGGATCGGGCCTCGATCGTCATGGGCTACGCCGGCGTCTACTCCAGTTTCCTGCTGCACGCCGAACGGGCCGCCCGGCGGTACGGCGTGCCCAGCCACGAGATCCTCCGCGAGGCCGGTCGACGCCGGTACGTGGGTGGTCAGGAGGACCTCCTGATCGACGTCGCCGTGGCGCTCGCCGCCGCCCGCTCCCCGTCACCCACCGCCACCACCGATAGAGAGGTCCACGCTGATGCCACACCCTCGTCGTAG
- a CDS encoding extracellular solute-binding protein, with protein MPHPRRRYLAAAAVVLLAITGCGDRGGEAAEVAAPDGLESAAKEEGTVTLYSSVEEDATATFAKSFTDRYDVEVQVVRLTSAQLAQRFAAEAQAGAPAADALLISRTGFTADAIESGWLVPLADAGLPDFPGNLDERFVLPDEGTAISIIQPAGIAYNTDLVPAGEAPKTWADLLDPKWKGRIAIPDPASSASYIGEWLVVAEASGPDFLQRFAAQDLKKYASGVPAAAAVAAGEAAFCVMGLASHIVDPKAKGAPIEFVAPPLTSGAEVVPGVAANSRHPNAARLLIQYALSAEGSKVLADAAGAVSPYDTTNLPTEYVSPDLAGAKTKQAQVIGNLGLS; from the coding sequence ATGCCACACCCTCGTCGTAGATATCTGGCGGCTGCCGCCGTCGTCCTGCTCGCGATCACCGGCTGCGGCGACCGCGGTGGTGAGGCCGCCGAGGTCGCCGCCCCCGACGGACTGGAGAGCGCCGCCAAGGAAGAGGGCACCGTCACCCTCTACAGCTCCGTGGAGGAGGACGCCACCGCCACGTTCGCCAAGTCCTTCACCGACAGGTACGACGTCGAGGTGCAGGTCGTCCGGCTGACCAGCGCCCAACTCGCCCAGCGGTTCGCCGCCGAGGCGCAGGCCGGGGCGCCGGCCGCCGACGCGCTGCTGATCTCGCGTACCGGCTTCACCGCCGACGCGATCGAGAGCGGCTGGCTGGTGCCACTGGCTGACGCGGGGCTGCCCGACTTCCCCGGCAACCTGGACGAGCGGTTCGTGCTGCCCGACGAGGGCACCGCCATCTCGATCATCCAACCGGCCGGGATCGCCTACAACACCGACCTGGTGCCGGCCGGCGAGGCCCCGAAGACCTGGGCGGACCTGCTCGACCCGAAGTGGAAGGGCCGGATCGCCATTCCCGACCCGGCGTCGTCCGCGTCGTACATCGGGGAGTGGCTGGTGGTGGCGGAGGCCAGCGGACCCGACTTCCTCCAGCGCTTCGCCGCCCAGGACCTCAAGAAGTACGCCAGCGGGGTGCCGGCCGCGGCGGCGGTGGCCGCCGGCGAGGCGGCGTTCTGCGTGATGGGTCTCGCCTCGCACATCGTGGACCCGAAGGCCAAGGGCGCGCCGATCGAGTTCGTCGCCCCGCCGCTGACCAGCGGCGCGGAGGTCGTCCCCGGGGTGGCGGCCAACAGCAGACACCCGAACGCGGCTCGGCTGCTCATCCAGTACGCGCTCTCCGCCGAGGGCAGCAAGGTCCTCGCCGACGCGGCCGGCGCGGTCTCCCCCTACGACACCACCAACCTGCCGACCGAGTACGTCTCGCCCGACCTGGCCGGCGCCAAGACCAAGCAGGCGCAGGTCATCGGAAACCTCGGGCTGAGCTGA
- a CDS encoding iron ABC transporter permease produces MVMLAPPGPDAEPEISAPARAARRRITPFTTIAVTVATVLAVLATYPILRVAVGLVYVDGRLTVEPIRDVLAVPDLVTLIVNTLVAVVVSGVVALVVGSILAWLNERTDARVAGLTDSMPMIPFLLPPIAGAVGWVLLLSTNAGLLNAFIRWVLGGVGIELTEGPFDIFSWPGLIFVYTLYQVPYVFMLVTTGLRNADASLDEQSRISGAGRLKTLWRVTLPAIRPSIGGAILLMCWQGFSLYSVPVIIGSGAGIDVISVRIVDLLSFTYPPETATAVGLSFIVLLFVGVMWYLQSRMLRSGRHATVGGKGQRFTRQELGGWKWPARLLILGYGALAVVLPAIGLLLVSLNGFWTPKINWTGLSLDSVRESVFEDGQTLTAVQNSLWLGIAGATIGMVAAALVALLVVRSKRRAVRALDGAIKLPSVFSHLVIAVGMILAFGGPPFYLGGTTMILLLAYISIYLPQGSVAADSAASQVGGDLAEASQISGAGGGKTFRRVYLPLMVPGLVAGWAFLFARMVGDLTATAVLAGTTNMVVGFRILQIFENGSYAELASLSVVLTAVTALVVGLCLAYSRWQGRWQGTGGRTKGNR; encoded by the coding sequence ATGGTGATGCTCGCTCCGCCCGGGCCGGACGCCGAGCCGGAGATCTCCGCGCCGGCCCGGGCGGCCCGCCGCCGGATCACCCCGTTCACCACGATCGCGGTCACGGTGGCGACGGTGCTCGCGGTCCTCGCCACCTACCCGATCCTGCGGGTCGCGGTCGGGCTGGTCTACGTCGACGGTCGGCTCACCGTGGAGCCGATCCGGGACGTCCTGGCCGTCCCCGATCTGGTGACGCTGATCGTCAACACCCTGGTCGCGGTCGTGGTGAGCGGCGTGGTCGCGCTGGTCGTCGGGTCGATCCTGGCCTGGCTCAACGAGCGGACCGACGCCCGGGTGGCCGGGCTGACCGACTCGATGCCGATGATCCCGTTTCTGCTGCCGCCGATCGCCGGCGCGGTCGGCTGGGTGCTGCTGCTCTCCACCAACGCGGGTCTGCTCAACGCGTTCATCCGCTGGGTGCTCGGCGGGGTCGGCATCGAGCTGACCGAGGGCCCGTTCGACATCTTCTCCTGGCCCGGCCTGATCTTCGTCTACACGCTCTACCAGGTCCCGTACGTGTTCATGCTGGTCACCACCGGGCTGCGCAACGCCGACGCGAGTCTGGACGAGCAGTCCCGGATCAGCGGGGCCGGTCGACTGAAGACGCTGTGGAGGGTCACCCTTCCCGCGATCCGGCCCAGCATCGGCGGGGCGATCCTGCTGATGTGCTGGCAGGGCTTCTCGCTCTACTCGGTGCCGGTGATCATCGGCTCGGGCGCGGGCATCGACGTGATCTCGGTACGGATCGTGGACCTGCTGTCGTTCACGTACCCGCCGGAGACCGCGACCGCCGTCGGGCTGAGCTTCATCGTGCTGCTGTTCGTCGGCGTGATGTGGTACCTCCAGTCGCGGATGCTGCGCAGCGGCCGGCACGCCACCGTCGGCGGCAAGGGGCAGCGTTTCACCCGGCAGGAGCTGGGCGGCTGGAAGTGGCCGGCCCGACTGCTCATCCTCGGCTACGGTGCGCTCGCCGTGGTGCTGCCGGCGATCGGACTGCTGCTGGTCTCGCTGAACGGCTTCTGGACCCCGAAGATCAACTGGACCGGGCTGAGTCTCGACTCGGTCCGCGAGTCGGTCTTCGAGGACGGCCAGACGCTGACCGCCGTGCAGAACAGCCTCTGGCTCGGCATCGCCGGAGCGACCATCGGCATGGTCGCCGCCGCGCTGGTCGCCCTGCTCGTGGTCCGGTCGAAGCGGCGGGCGGTACGGGCGCTGGACGGCGCGATCAAACTGCCTTCGGTCTTCTCGCACCTGGTGATCGCGGTCGGGATGATCCTCGCGTTCGGCGGCCCGCCGTTCTACCTCGGCGGCACCACGATGATCCTGCTGCTCGCGTACATCAGCATCTATCTGCCGCAGGGCTCGGTCGCCGCCGACTCGGCGGCCAGCCAGGTCGGCGGTGACCTGGCGGAAGCCTCCCAGATCAGCGGTGCCGGCGGCGGAAAGACCTTCCGCCGGGTGTACCTGCCGCTGATGGTGCCGGGCCTGGTCGCCGGCTGGGCCTTCCTGTTCGCCCGGATGGTCGGCGACCTCACCGCCACGGCGGTGCTCGCCGGCACCACGAACATGGTGGTCGGTTTCCGCATCCTGCAGATCTTCGAGAACGGCTCCTACGCGGAACTCGCCTCGCTGTCCGTCGTCCTGACCGCCGTCACCGCGCTGGTCGTCGGTCTCTGCCTCGCCTACTCCCGCTGGCAGGGCCGTTGGCAGGGCACCGGCGGGCGGACCAAGGGCAACCGATGA